A part of Acomys russatus chromosome 21, mAcoRus1.1, whole genome shotgun sequence genomic DNA contains:
- the Taar1 gene encoding trace amine-associated receptor 1 has protein sequence MRLCQDIINISHMSSNWSRDIRASLYSLMSLIILATLVGNLIVIISISHFKQLHTPTNWLLHSMAAADFLLGCLVMPYSMVRTAEHRWYFGEIFCKVHTSTDIMLSSASIFHLSFISVDRYYAVCDPLRYKAKINVLTIFAMILVSWSIPAVFAFGMIFLELNLKGAEELYSKQVGCLGGCSAFFSKVSGVLAFVTCFYIPGSVMLFVYYRIYFIAKGQARSINSANLQIGMDRKSRMPQSKETKAAKTLGIMVGTFLVCWCPFFFCMVLDPFLGYAIPPTWNDALNWLGYLNSAFNPMVYAFFYPCFRRALKMILLGNIFQKDSSRSKLCL, from the coding sequence ATGCGTCTTTGCCAAGACATCATTAACATTTCCCACATGAGCAGCAACTGGTCAAGGGACATTCGTGCTTCACTGTACAGCCTAATGTCACTCATAATCCTGGCTACTCTGGTTGGCAACTTAATAGTAATAATTTCTATATCCCACTTTAAGCAACTTCATACACCCACAAATTGGCTCCTTCATTCCATGGCCGCTGCGGACTTTCTCCTGGGCTGCCTAGTGATGCCATACAGCATGGTGAGAACCGCTGAGCACCGCTGGTATTTCGGAGAAATCTTCTGTAAAGTTCACACCAGCACCGACATTATGCTGAGCTCCGCGTCCATTTTCCACCTATCCTTCATCTCCGTCGACCGGTACTACGCTGTGTGCGACCCCCTGAGGTACAAAGCCAAGATCAATGTCTTGACGATTTTTGCGATGATCCTCGTTAGCTGGAGCATCCCTGCTGTCTTTGCGTTTGGAATGATCTTCCTGGAGCTGAACTTGAAAGGAGCCGAAGAGCTGTATAGCAAACAGGTTGGCTGCCTGGGTGGCTGTTCGGCCTTCTTTAGCAAAGTGTCTGGAGTGCTGGCCTTCGTGACTTGTTTCTATATACCTGGATCCGTTATGTTATTTGTTTACTATAGGATATATTTTATAGCTAAAGGGCAAGCGAGGTCAATTAATAGTGCCAATCTTCAAATTGGAATGGACAGGAAAAGCAGAATGCcacaaagcaaggaaacaaaagctGCGAAGACCTTAGGGATCATGGTGGGCACTTTCCTCGTATGCTGgtgccctttttttttctgcatggtCCTGGATCCGTTCCTGGGCTATGCTATCCCACCCACTTGGAACGATGCTCTGAATTGGCTTGGGTACCTGAATTCTGCCTTCAACCCAATGGTTTATGCCTTCTTCTATCCCTGCTTCAGACGAGCGCTGAAAATGATTCTTCTTGGTAACATTTTCCAAAAAGATTCCTCTAGGTCTAAGTTATGTTTGTAA
- the Vnn1 gene encoding pantetheinase — MSTSCWLACVAFSVFCVLKASSLDTFVAAVYEHAVILPAVTLSPVSHSKALALMNQNLDILEGAVISAAKQGAHIIVTPEDGIYGIRFTRDTIYPYLEDIPDPQVNWIPCDNPDRFGSTPVQERLSCLAKNNSIYVVANMGDKKPCNTSDAQCPPDGRFQYNTDVVFDSQGKLVARYHKQNLFMGEEQFNAPMEPEFVTFNTPFGKFGIFTCFDILFHDPAVTLVTEFQVDTILFPTAWMDVLPHLAATEFHSAWAMGMGVNFLAANLHSPSRRMTGSGIYAPDSPRAFHYDRKTNEGKLLLARLDSHPRHSAVNWTSHASSVEAPPKDNQEFQSIVFFDEFTFVELMEVTGNYSVCQNDLCCHLSYRMSEKRADEVYALGAFDGLHTVEGQYHLQICILLKCKTTHLRTCGSSVDTASTRFEMFSLSGTFGTLYVFPEVLLSGVKLAPGEFQVSSDGRLFSLKPTSGPVLTVCLFGRLYEKDCASNASPYLIAHSLIIVLIAAPVLHYLC; from the exons ATGAGCACGTCTTGCTGGCTGGCGTGTGtggccttttctgtcttctgtgttttaaaagctAGCTCTCTGGATACTTTTGTTGCCGCTGTTTATGAGCACGCTGTGATCCTGCCTGCTGTCACCCTGTCACCCGTATCTCACAGTAAGGCACTGGCTTTAATGAACCAGAATTTGGATATTCTGGAAGGAGCAGTTATATCAGCAGCAAAGCAG GGTGCACACATTATCGTGACTCCAGAAGATGGTATATATGGTATACGTTTCACCAGGGATACTATCTACCCGTACTTGGAGGATATCCCAGACCCTCAAGTAAACTGGATCCCCTGCGATAACCCAGACAG ATTTGGCTCTACCCCGGTACAGGAAAGACTCAGCTGCTTGGCCAAAAACAACTCGATCTATGTTGTGGCAAATATGGGCGACAAGAAGCCATGCAACACTAGTGACGCTCAGTGTCCTCCTGATGGCCGTTTCCAATACAACACTGATGTGGTGTTTGATTCCCAGGGCAAACTGGTCGCACGATACCATAAG caaaaccTTTTCATGGGAGAAGAACAATTCAATGCACCCATGGAGCCGGAGTTCGTGACTTTCAACACCCCGTTTGGAAAGTTTGGCATCTTCACATGCTTCGATATTCTCTTTCATGACCCCGCTGTCACTTTGGTGACAGAGTTCCAGGTGGACACCATACTGTTCCCAACTGCCTGGATGGACGTTCTGCCTCATTTGGCAGCCACTGAATTTCACTCAGCCTGGGCTATGGGCATGGGGGTCAATTTCCTTGCAGCCAATCTACACAGTCCCTCAAGGAGAATGACAG GAAGTGGTATCTATGCACCCGACTCTCCTAGAGCCTTCCACTATGATAGAAAGACCAACGAGGGAAAACTTCTTCTCGCACGGCTGGATTCCCACCCGCGCCACTCCGCAGTAAACTGGACTTCCCATGCCAGCAGCGTAGAAGCACCCCCAAAAGACAACCAGGAATTTCAGAGCATTGTCTTTTTTGATGAGTTTACCTTTGTGGAGCTCATGGAAGTCACAGGAAATTACAGTGTTTGCCAGAACGACCTCTGCTGTCATCTAAGCTACCGGATGTCTGAGAAGCGAGCTGATGAAGTTTACGCCCTTGGGGCATTCGATGGGTTGCACACGGTGGAAGGGCAGTATCACCTGCAG ATTTGCATTCTGCTGAAGTGTAAAACTACCCACTTACGTACCTGCGGTAGTTCAGTGGACACAGCTTCCACCAGGTTTGAAATGTTCTCCCTCAGTGGCACATTTGGGACCCTGTATGTCTTCCCTGAGGTGTTGCTGAGTGGAGTCAAGCTTGCACCTGGGGAATTTCAG GTATCAAGTGATGGGCGCTTGTTTAGCCTGAAGCCAACGTCAGGACCTGTGTTAACAGTCTGTCTGTTCGGGAGGTTGTATGAGAAAGACTGTGCATCGAACGCTTCGCCATACCTCATAGCACACTCACTGATAATCGTGCTGATTGCCGCACCTGTCCTACATTACTTGTGTTGA